The following coding sequences are from one Euwallacea similis isolate ESF13 chromosome 27, ESF131.1, whole genome shotgun sequence window:
- the LOC136417297 gene encoding SWI/SNF complex subunit SMARCC2-like isoform X1 gives MMSIGPKMDGGPNTKYFDSPETLNNLEGVKNWLQKNAKKYINNEPVTNKSISQTVVQFLQFQEDFLGKKTQKPPMTRIPVKYFLDFKPGGGLCQMLTAAYKFKADHGWRRFEIPTGKNTSKVDKVYEMFQAMEKALVQSKLYILPIIYIDSSVDKGISQKIKEISRKRNGQVVDSEESATHILYNPSDSQVEEYGRPVLKRDKMVLMHWYYFPDSFDTWVNLESVGLDSMSVDSSSPRTEPWRVTYSWIFDTDQYNEWMSEEDYEVDETGKKKVHPRLMTVEDLMNPSEESNSKKKDRKRKRSPSPRREKRKSGRNAPMNKKSSKEDEEDATKDMEDPLPEPNIVEVNPSLNNQAAKKDHELQPLKGGTITELDEVEDKNEENSQTGKTSEANAHDDGQEDNVTEQTHHIIIPSYSAWFDYNSVHEIEKRAMPEFFNGKNKSKTPEIYLAYRNLMLDTYRLNPTEYITSTACRRNLAGDVCAIMRVHAFLEQWGLINYQVDSDSRPSPLGPPPTSHFHILSDTPSGLQPVNPPKTPQPSAAKTLLDLDKTQDIKKHEGVEPLASFGLKLDQYSKKPAVLRNKTAASLTRDWTEQETLLLLEGLEMYKDDWNKVCEHVGSRTQDECILHFLRLPIEDPYLEDPEAGGALGPLAYQPIPFSKAGNPIMSTVAFLASIVDPRVAAAAAKSAMNEFASIKDEVPAAVMDAHLKSVEASSASGKYDPAANLALTGIAGTAPEKEEEPKKEKEEEAPAESKEEKEQVKQDPEDVEMQPATSEVKVKDSEMQSAAAAALAAAAVKAKHLAAVEERKIKSLVALLVETQMKKLEIKLRHFEELETTMEREREGLEYQRQQLITERQQFHLEQLKAAEFRARQQAHQRLQSEHGQWPPQHQSSVASNSSDTGPSTTPTPPSPQATPHHHVGDGQDSE, from the exons atgATGTCTATAGGGCCTAAAATGGATGGTGGACCCAACACCAAATACTTTGACAGTCCAGAAACCCTAAATAACTTGGAGGGGGTCAAGAATTGGCTGCAAAAGAATGCTAAAAAG tacATCAACAATGAGCCTGTCACCAACAAATCTATATCTCAAACAGTTGTCCAGTTCTTGCAGTTTCAAGAGGATTTTCTGGGCAAAAAGACACAGAAACCCCCAATGACACGAATACCA GTAAAATACTTCTTGGACTTCAAACCAGGTGGAGGCTTATGTCAAATGCTAACTGCTGCGTATAAATTTAAGGCAGATCATGGTTGGAGGCGATTTGAAATTCCAACAGGCAAG AATACTTCTAAGGTGGACAAAGTGTATGAAATGTTTCAAGCAATGGAGAAGGCTTTAGTCCAAAGCAAATTATATATTCTTcccattatttatattgacTCAAGTGTTGATAAAGgcatttcacaaaaaattaaagaaataagcAGAAAAAGGAATGGGCAAGTTGTGGATTCTGAGGAGAGTGCTACTCATATACTCTACAATCCCAGTGATTCTCAAGTTGAGGAGTATGGGAGACCAGTGCTAAAAAGAGACAAGATGGTTTTAATGCATTGGTATTACTTTCCTGATTCTTTTGACACTTGGGTCAATCTCGAGTCAGTTGGTCTTGACAGCATGTCAGTTGATAGTTCTAGTCCAAGAACAGAACCATGGCGAGTGACTTATTCTTGGATTTTTGATACTGATCAGTACAATGAATGGATGTCTGAAGAGGACTATGAAGTAGATGAAACTGGGAAGAAAAAAGTCCACCCCAGGTTAATGACAGTTGAAGATCTAATGAACCCCTCAGAAGAAAGTAATAGTAAGAAAAAGGACCGTAAAAGAAAGAGGTCACCATCACCAAGGCGtgagaaaagaaaaagcgGTAGAAACGCTCCTATGAACAAAAAAAGCAGCAAAGAAGATGAGGAGGATGCCACTAAAGATATGGAGGACCCCTTGCCTGAGCCAAATATTGTTGAAGTTAATCCTTCTCTCAACAACCAAGCTGCAAAGAAAGATCATGAATTGCAACCACTGAAAGGTGGCACTATAACAGAACTTGATGAGGtagaagataaaaatgaagaaaattcacaaacagGAAAAACAAGTGAGGCCAATGCTCATGATGACGGTCAGGAAGATAATGTTACGGAACAGACTCACCATATCATAATTCCTTCATATTCTGCTTGGTTTGACTACAATTCTGTACATGAAATTGAAAAGAGAGCTATGCCTGAATTCTTCAATGGGaagaataaatcaaaaactccTGAGATTTATCTTGCTTATAG GAATTTAATGTTAGACACCTACAGACTAAACCCTACAGAATATATAACCAGCACAGCATGTAGAAGAAATTTGGCCGGAGATGTGTGCGCTATCATGAGAGTACACGCTTTCCTAGAACAATGGGGTCTTATAAACTACCAGGTTGATTCAGACTCTCGTCCATCACCTTTGGGCCCTCCACCAACGTCGCATTTCCATATATTATCAGACACCCCTTCGGGGTTGCAGCCGGTGAACCCTCCTAAAACACCACAACCCAGTGCCGCAAAGACCCTACTAGATCTGGATAAAACTCAGGacattaaaaaacatgaaGGAGTAGAACCCTTGGCGAGTTTTGGCCTGAAATTGGATCAGTATTCTAAGAAGCCTGCAGTATTGAGGAATAAAACGGCGGCTTCGTTAACGAGGGATTGGACTGAGCAGGAAACTCTGTTACTATTAGAAG GTCTTGAAATGTACAAAGATGACTGGAATAAAGTCTGTGAGCATGTAGGATCAAGAACGCAGGACGAATGTATATTGCACTTTCTCAGACTGCCAATTGAAGACCCTTATTTGGAAGACCCAGAAGCGGGAGGTGCCCTCGGACCTCTAGCTTATCAGCCTATCCCCTTTAGCAAAGCAGGAAACCCTATAATGTCAACAGTGGCCTTCCTAGCTTCAATAGTAGACCCCCGTGTTGCGGCAGCAGCTGCAAAATCAGCCATGAATGAATTTGCAAGCATCAAAGATGAAGTTCCAGCTGCAGTTATGGATGCGCACTTGAAGAGTGTCGAAGCCTCCTCAGCCTCCGGTAAATATGACCCTGCGGCTAATTTGGCATTGACAGGGATAGCAGGAACAGCTCCGGAGAAAGAAGAAGAGCCTAAAAAGGAGAAAGAAGAGGAGGCACCTGCAGAAAGTAAAGAAGAGAAGGAGCAGGTCAAACAGGATCCTGAAGATGTCGAAATGCAACCCGCCACTTCTGAAGTAAAAGTGAAAGATAGTGAGATGCAAAGTGCGGCTGCTGCTGCTCTAGCGGCAGCTGCAGTGAAAGCAAAGCACTTGGCAGCGGTCGAAGAAAGGAAGATTAAATCTCTTGTGGCGTTGTTAGTGGAGactcaaatgaaaaaattggaaattaagtTGAGGCATTTTGAGGAATTAGAAACAACTATGGAGAGGGAGCGAGAAGGACTCGAATATCAAAGGCAGCAACTTATAACGGAGAGGCAACAATTTCACTTGGAGCAACTAAAAGCGGCGGAGTTTCGAGCTAGGCAACAGGCTCACCAAAG aTTGCAATCGGAACATGGGCAATGGCCTCCGCAACATCAGTCTTCAGTGGCTTCGAATTCGAGTGATACGGGACCAAGCACAACCCCCACTCCTCCATCACCGCAAGCCACTCCTCACCATCACGTGGG agACGGCCAGGACAGCGAGTGA
- the LOC136417297 gene encoding SWI/SNF complex subunit SMARCC2-like isoform X2 yields MMSIGPKMDGGPNTKYFDSPETLNNLEGVKNWLQKNAKKYINNEPVTNKSISQTVVQFLQFQEDFLGKKTQKPPMTRIPVKYFLDFKPGGGLCQMLTAAYKFKADHGWRRFEIPTGKVDKVYEMFQAMEKALVQSKLYILPIIYIDSSVDKGISQKIKEISRKRNGQVVDSEESATHILYNPSDSQVEEYGRPVLKRDKMVLMHWYYFPDSFDTWVNLESVGLDSMSVDSSSPRTEPWRVTYSWIFDTDQYNEWMSEEDYEVDETGKKKVHPRLMTVEDLMNPSEESNSKKKDRKRKRSPSPRREKRKSGRNAPMNKKSSKEDEEDATKDMEDPLPEPNIVEVNPSLNNQAAKKDHELQPLKGGTITELDEVEDKNEENSQTGKTSEANAHDDGQEDNVTEQTHHIIIPSYSAWFDYNSVHEIEKRAMPEFFNGKNKSKTPEIYLAYRNLMLDTYRLNPTEYITSTACRRNLAGDVCAIMRVHAFLEQWGLINYQVDSDSRPSPLGPPPTSHFHILSDTPSGLQPVNPPKTPQPSAAKTLLDLDKTQDIKKHEGVEPLASFGLKLDQYSKKPAVLRNKTAASLTRDWTEQETLLLLEGLEMYKDDWNKVCEHVGSRTQDECILHFLRLPIEDPYLEDPEAGGALGPLAYQPIPFSKAGNPIMSTVAFLASIVDPRVAAAAAKSAMNEFASIKDEVPAAVMDAHLKSVEASSASGKYDPAANLALTGIAGTAPEKEEEPKKEKEEEAPAESKEEKEQVKQDPEDVEMQPATSEVKVKDSEMQSAAAAALAAAAVKAKHLAAVEERKIKSLVALLVETQMKKLEIKLRHFEELETTMEREREGLEYQRQQLITERQQFHLEQLKAAEFRARQQAHQRLQSEHGQWPPQHQSSVASNSSDTGPSTTPTPPSPQATPHHHVGDGQDSE; encoded by the exons atgATGTCTATAGGGCCTAAAATGGATGGTGGACCCAACACCAAATACTTTGACAGTCCAGAAACCCTAAATAACTTGGAGGGGGTCAAGAATTGGCTGCAAAAGAATGCTAAAAAG tacATCAACAATGAGCCTGTCACCAACAAATCTATATCTCAAACAGTTGTCCAGTTCTTGCAGTTTCAAGAGGATTTTCTGGGCAAAAAGACACAGAAACCCCCAATGACACGAATACCA GTAAAATACTTCTTGGACTTCAAACCAGGTGGAGGCTTATGTCAAATGCTAACTGCTGCGTATAAATTTAAGGCAGATCATGGTTGGAGGCGATTTGAAATTCCAACAGGCAAG GTGGACAAAGTGTATGAAATGTTTCAAGCAATGGAGAAGGCTTTAGTCCAAAGCAAATTATATATTCTTcccattatttatattgacTCAAGTGTTGATAAAGgcatttcacaaaaaattaaagaaataagcAGAAAAAGGAATGGGCAAGTTGTGGATTCTGAGGAGAGTGCTACTCATATACTCTACAATCCCAGTGATTCTCAAGTTGAGGAGTATGGGAGACCAGTGCTAAAAAGAGACAAGATGGTTTTAATGCATTGGTATTACTTTCCTGATTCTTTTGACACTTGGGTCAATCTCGAGTCAGTTGGTCTTGACAGCATGTCAGTTGATAGTTCTAGTCCAAGAACAGAACCATGGCGAGTGACTTATTCTTGGATTTTTGATACTGATCAGTACAATGAATGGATGTCTGAAGAGGACTATGAAGTAGATGAAACTGGGAAGAAAAAAGTCCACCCCAGGTTAATGACAGTTGAAGATCTAATGAACCCCTCAGAAGAAAGTAATAGTAAGAAAAAGGACCGTAAAAGAAAGAGGTCACCATCACCAAGGCGtgagaaaagaaaaagcgGTAGAAACGCTCCTATGAACAAAAAAAGCAGCAAAGAAGATGAGGAGGATGCCACTAAAGATATGGAGGACCCCTTGCCTGAGCCAAATATTGTTGAAGTTAATCCTTCTCTCAACAACCAAGCTGCAAAGAAAGATCATGAATTGCAACCACTGAAAGGTGGCACTATAACAGAACTTGATGAGGtagaagataaaaatgaagaaaattcacaaacagGAAAAACAAGTGAGGCCAATGCTCATGATGACGGTCAGGAAGATAATGTTACGGAACAGACTCACCATATCATAATTCCTTCATATTCTGCTTGGTTTGACTACAATTCTGTACATGAAATTGAAAAGAGAGCTATGCCTGAATTCTTCAATGGGaagaataaatcaaaaactccTGAGATTTATCTTGCTTATAG GAATTTAATGTTAGACACCTACAGACTAAACCCTACAGAATATATAACCAGCACAGCATGTAGAAGAAATTTGGCCGGAGATGTGTGCGCTATCATGAGAGTACACGCTTTCCTAGAACAATGGGGTCTTATAAACTACCAGGTTGATTCAGACTCTCGTCCATCACCTTTGGGCCCTCCACCAACGTCGCATTTCCATATATTATCAGACACCCCTTCGGGGTTGCAGCCGGTGAACCCTCCTAAAACACCACAACCCAGTGCCGCAAAGACCCTACTAGATCTGGATAAAACTCAGGacattaaaaaacatgaaGGAGTAGAACCCTTGGCGAGTTTTGGCCTGAAATTGGATCAGTATTCTAAGAAGCCTGCAGTATTGAGGAATAAAACGGCGGCTTCGTTAACGAGGGATTGGACTGAGCAGGAAACTCTGTTACTATTAGAAG GTCTTGAAATGTACAAAGATGACTGGAATAAAGTCTGTGAGCATGTAGGATCAAGAACGCAGGACGAATGTATATTGCACTTTCTCAGACTGCCAATTGAAGACCCTTATTTGGAAGACCCAGAAGCGGGAGGTGCCCTCGGACCTCTAGCTTATCAGCCTATCCCCTTTAGCAAAGCAGGAAACCCTATAATGTCAACAGTGGCCTTCCTAGCTTCAATAGTAGACCCCCGTGTTGCGGCAGCAGCTGCAAAATCAGCCATGAATGAATTTGCAAGCATCAAAGATGAAGTTCCAGCTGCAGTTATGGATGCGCACTTGAAGAGTGTCGAAGCCTCCTCAGCCTCCGGTAAATATGACCCTGCGGCTAATTTGGCATTGACAGGGATAGCAGGAACAGCTCCGGAGAAAGAAGAAGAGCCTAAAAAGGAGAAAGAAGAGGAGGCACCTGCAGAAAGTAAAGAAGAGAAGGAGCAGGTCAAACAGGATCCTGAAGATGTCGAAATGCAACCCGCCACTTCTGAAGTAAAAGTGAAAGATAGTGAGATGCAAAGTGCGGCTGCTGCTGCTCTAGCGGCAGCTGCAGTGAAAGCAAAGCACTTGGCAGCGGTCGAAGAAAGGAAGATTAAATCTCTTGTGGCGTTGTTAGTGGAGactcaaatgaaaaaattggaaattaagtTGAGGCATTTTGAGGAATTAGAAACAACTATGGAGAGGGAGCGAGAAGGACTCGAATATCAAAGGCAGCAACTTATAACGGAGAGGCAACAATTTCACTTGGAGCAACTAAAAGCGGCGGAGTTTCGAGCTAGGCAACAGGCTCACCAAAG aTTGCAATCGGAACATGGGCAATGGCCTCCGCAACATCAGTCTTCAGTGGCTTCGAATTCGAGTGATACGGGACCAAGCACAACCCCCACTCCTCCATCACCGCAAGCCACTCCTCACCATCACGTGGG agACGGCCAGGACAGCGAGTGA